In the Eptesicus fuscus isolate TK198812 chromosome 12, DD_ASM_mEF_20220401, whole genome shotgun sequence genome, one interval contains:
- the ZBTB14 gene encoding zinc finger and BTB domain-containing protein 14 has translation MEFFISMSETIKYNDDDHKTLFLKTLNEQRLEGEFCDIAIVVEDVKFRAHRCVLAACSTYFKKLFKKLEVDSSSVIEIDFLRSDIFEEVLNYMYTAKISVKKEDVNLMMSSGQILGIRFLDKLCSQKRDVSSPDENNGQSKTKYCLKINRPIGDAADTQDDDVEEIGDQDDSPSDDTVEGTPPSQEDGKSPTTTLRVQEAILKELGSEEVRKVNCYGQEVESMEASESKDLGSQTPQALTFNDGMSEVKDEQTPGWTTAASDMKFEYLLYGHHREQIACQACGKTFSDEGRLRKHEKLHTADRPFVCEMCTKGFTTQAHLKEHLKIHTGYKPYSCEVCGKSFIRAPDLKKHERVHSNERPFACHMCDKAFKHKSHLKDHERRHRGEKPFVCGSCTKAFAKASDLKRHENNMHSERKQVTPSAIQSETEQLQAAAMAAEAEQQLETIACS, from the exons ATG gAGTTTTTCATCAGTATGTCTGAAACCATTAAATATAATGACGATGATCATAAAACTCTGTTTCTGAAAACACTAAATGAACAGCGCCTGGAAGGGGAATTTTGTGATATTGCTATTGTGGTTGAAGATGTGAAATTCAGAGCACACAGATGTGTTCTTGCCGCCTGCAGCACCtactttaaaaagctttttaagaAGCTTGAGGTTGATAGCTCTTCAGTAATAGAAATAGATTTCCTTCGTTCTGATATATTTGAAGAGGTCCTGAACTACATGTACACAGCGAAGATTTCTGTGAAAAAAGAAGATGTTAACTTAATGATGTCATCAGGTCAGATTCTTGGTATCCGATTTTTGGATAAACTCTGTTCTCAGAAGCGTGATGTATCTAGTCCTGATGAAAATAATGGTCAGTCAAAAACTAAATATTGCCTCAAAATAAATCGCCCCATTGGAGATGCTGCTGACACTCAGGATGATGATGTGGAGGAAATTGGAGATCAAGATGACAGTCCATCTGATGACACTGTAGAAGGCACACCCCCCAGTCAGGAGGATGGCAAGTCGCCTACAACTACACTCAGGGTTCAGGAAGCGATCTTAAAAGAACTGGGGAGTGAGGAAGTTCGAAAAGTAAATTGCTACGGCCAGGAAGTAGAATCCATGGAGGCCTCGGAATCAAAAGACTTGGGGTCTCAGACCCCTCAAGCCTTAACATTTAATGATGGAATGAGCGAAGTGAAGGATGAACAGACACCAGGCTGGACAACCGCTGCCAGTGACATGAAGTTTGAGTATTTACTTTATGGCCACCATCGGGAGCAGATTGCCTGTCAGGCATGTGGTAAGACATTTTCTGACGAAGGCAGATTAAGGAAGCATGAAAAACTCCACACAGCAGACAGGCCATTTGTTTGCGAAATGTGTACAAAAGGTTTTACCACACAGGCCCACCTGAAAGAACACCTAAAAATCCACACAGGATATAAGCCCTACAGTTGTGAGGTGTGTGGAAAATCATTTATTCGTGCCCCAGACCTAAAGAAGCATGAGAGAGTTCACAGTAATGAAAGGCCGTTTGCATGCCATATGTGTGACAAAGCCTTCAAACACAAGTCCCACCTCAAAGATCATGAACGAAGACACAGAGGGGAAAAGCCTTTTGTGTGTGGCTCATGCACCAAGGCATTTGCCAAGGCGTCTGATCTGAAAAGGCACGAGAACAATATGCACAGTGAAAGGAAGCAGGTTACCCCCAGTGCCATCCAAAGCGAGACAGAACAGTTGCAGGCGGCAGCAATGGCCGCCGAAGCGGAGCAGCAGTTGGAAACAATAGCCTGTAGCTAG